The DNA segment CCTCGTCCGCGGAGCGCACTTTCCGCTGGAATTATTCTCAAACCGTTAAGTTCAGGCCGAATAAGAGGATAAAATGCAGGTTTGCGCTGACGTATCCGGGACAGGATGAGATTTCCCTGTCGTTGAACGGGAGAAAATACGCCCTTAAAAAGGAAGGGGAATACTACACCTCATGGGTGACGCTTACGGAAATGGAGATATACAGTTATTTGTATCAAAGTCCGAGCGCGGAAGATCCCTCCGGCGCAAGGCTGGTAAAAATCATTGATATAGACGGCGACGGAAAGTTCTATGTTTTTGATACATGGGGAGTGAGCACGGCGGATTCTCTGCCGGAGGCGATAATCGGCTGGAAAATTGTATCAAGCACCGGTGATATTAATTTTTCATGGAAGAAAAACCCCGAATACGACGATAATGTGACGGTTTACAAGAGCACCGACGGGCTGAATTGGAGTGTTGTTATTTCTACGGGCGGTTCGGGCTTTTTGTGGAACGTTTCGCTTGCGGGGAAGAAATATTATTTTGCGATAGGTTCTTTTTTACTTCAGTCCGCGCCGCAGGAAGTGGATACATCAACATCTTCCGTCGTGAAAATACCGGAGGCGCTTTTTGTAAGCGGAATAGTGGATCAGAAATTTACAGCCGAGCCTTATTCCGATAAGGTAAAGATAACATGCAGCGCTCCGTTTAAGAAGAATGACTCATTTGCCGGCATATACTGGGTTTTAAAATCGACGTATAACCGGAATATCGTTCAGGGTTCGGAGATTGACTGGGAGAAATATGAATTTATTGCGAAAAGGAAAGGTTTTTCGCCGGCTGAGGCGCTGAAGTTTTATTCAAAAATTTCGGATATCCCTCTTCAAACATTTTATCTGTGGAATATGAATATTTTCGGCAATGGCGAAGTTTATTGTTCCAACCCTGATGTATTTGTCACGCCGCAGGAAGTGGATAAAAAAGGCGGTTATTATTGCAAGACAGCCGGTATCTTTTTTCCGAAAAAGTCGCTTTCCGCAAAAAAGGCATTTCTGACAATATACAACAGAGAAGAGATAGCCGCTGCGAATAAGTTTAAAGAACTTTCGGCGAAGATAGAAGCGGCGAATACGCAAGCGGGGCAGATTTCATATCAGCAGGAAATGGCCACTTCTACGATATTTATGTTCAATCTCAGGAAAATGGACGGTACCTTGCTGGAAGAGGAATTCAGAAGGCCCGTTGAAATAACTCTGCCTTATCCCGCCGGAGCAGACACGGAGAACATCGCCGCTTTTTATCTTGACGAGGAATATAATTTTTGGAAGCGGGTAAAAATAGGGCCGCATTTTGAAAAACCGGAGATAAACATTTCCAGCGTCACGATTACTTTCAGGACAATGCATTTTTCGGTTTTTGCGCTTATGACGGTTGCGGGAGAACCGGATCTTTCAAACGCTGTGATTTATCCCAATCCTTTTAAGCCTTTTGATAAAAAGTTTGAGACAGGGGCGGTTTACAGCGCGGGGAATCAGTACTCCGGAATTCATTTTACAAAGTTGACTTCAAATACGAAAATAAGGATATTTACTATTGACGGAGTGCCGGTGAGGGGCGGTTTGCAATCTTCTAACGACGGCACCTGTGTGTGGGATGCCAAAAATGACGATGGAAGAGATGTGTCTTCGGGGCTTTATCTTATTCTTGCAGAGGATCCGAACGCGCTCGGCGAAAAGAAATTTATAGGCAAGGCGGCAATAATCCGATGAAAAAGAAAAA comes from the Candidatus Omnitrophota bacterium genome and includes:
- a CDS encoding fibronectin type III domain-containing protein; the encoded protein is MNKIVKMCIACMTVGAAFLIFHFASYPLYAYSGIPSSGSIKGVYISGKTPSHLKEGDVDFWEGVVSSMTWQSTGTCWGKPVSLIPGNTYYYKYAIEYGTGSVTTRIWEQTNFWHSVYVGYENNVYVDGNFTKSIPASSVMDNWAGAPSPPQDPVVEVDDSRVKVKWTIPHFGGFGLLDNKGYLIYLSTDSINWKNYNDTSTLISPDAAQVEIESLKNNATYYLRLRSVDKYDYADIDINSELYPTSSAERTFRWNYSQTVKFRPNKRIKCRFALTYPGQDEISLSLNGRKYALKKEGEYYTSWVTLTEMEIYSYLYQSPSAEDPSGARLVKIIDIDGDGKFYVFDTWGVSTADSLPEAIIGWKIVSSTGDINFSWKKNPEYDDNVTVYKSTDGLNWSVVISTGGSGFLWNVSLAGKKYYFAIGSFLLQSAPQEVDTSTSSVVKIPEALFVSGIVDQKFTAEPYSDKVKITCSAPFKKNDSFAGIYWVLKSTYNRNIVQGSEIDWEKYEFIAKRKGFSPAEALKFYSKISDIPLQTFYLWNMNIFGNGEVYCSNPDVFVTPQEVDKKGGYYCKTAGIFFPKKSLSAKKAFLTIYNREEIAAANKFKELSAKIEAANTQAGQISYQQEMATSTIFMFNLRKMDGTLLEEEFRRPVEITLPYPAGADTENIAAFYLDEEYNFWKRVKIGPHFEKPEINISSVTITFRTMHFSVFALMTVAGEPDLSNAVIYPNPFKPFDKKFETGAVYSAGNQYSGIHFTKLTSNTKIRIFTIDGVPVRGGLQSSNDGTCVWDAKNDDGRDVSSGLYLILAEDPNALGEKKFIGKAAIIR